From one Conyzicola nivalis genomic stretch:
- a CDS encoding ABC transporter substrate-binding protein has product MQLKNSRRIAALGIVAAISLTGCAAGSDSGSTDGAVDCTPADGKVELSYTSWIPGIENVVALWNEKNPDIQVTVQTGPNGNGGTYKNFFNQLSAGNAPDLGQIEYDALPNFRVQDGLTNLASCDIVADSEDQFIDWTWNQVSFGEDDAVYAIPQDTGPMAMYYRADLFEAAGIPVPTTWDEYAAAATKIREQGGYITNFPQNDVNWFAGLVWQKDGSWFSNEGEAWDVTLTSPESEEVASYWQDLIAADLVSKVPAWTDEWNNAYNTGSDWTWISAVWGANSISSGAPDTAGKWAVAPMPQWTAGEEKAGNWGGSSTAVLTGSEHPYEAAQFALWLNTDDEALTALNKEANLYPATKAGLDLPVLSEGVEFYANQKIYDTFADAANQTNADFTWGPTMTQTYADVADGFGKVLGGEGTLSDALATGQTKTIAALEAAAIPVNK; this is encoded by the coding sequence ATGCAACTCAAAAACAGCAGGCGCATCGCAGCGCTCGGCATCGTCGCCGCGATCAGCCTCACCGGCTGCGCGGCCGGCAGCGACTCGGGCAGCACCGACGGCGCCGTCGACTGCACCCCCGCCGACGGCAAGGTCGAACTCTCGTACACGTCGTGGATCCCCGGCATCGAGAACGTCGTGGCCCTCTGGAACGAGAAGAACCCCGACATCCAGGTGACGGTTCAGACCGGTCCGAACGGCAACGGCGGAACGTACAAGAACTTCTTCAACCAGCTCAGCGCCGGCAACGCGCCCGACCTCGGCCAGATCGAGTACGACGCGCTTCCGAACTTCCGCGTTCAGGACGGCCTCACCAACCTCGCGAGCTGCGACATCGTCGCCGACTCGGAGGACCAGTTCATCGACTGGACCTGGAACCAGGTGTCGTTCGGTGAGGATGACGCGGTCTACGCGATCCCGCAGGACACCGGCCCCATGGCGATGTACTACCGTGCGGACCTCTTCGAGGCTGCCGGCATCCCGGTTCCGACCACGTGGGACGAGTACGCGGCTGCCGCGACGAAGATCCGCGAGCAGGGCGGCTACATCACGAACTTCCCGCAGAACGACGTGAACTGGTTCGCCGGTCTCGTCTGGCAGAAGGACGGGTCGTGGTTCTCGAACGAGGGCGAAGCGTGGGACGTCACGCTGACCTCGCCCGAGAGCGAAGAGGTCGCCTCGTACTGGCAGGACCTCATCGCGGCCGACCTGGTCTCCAAGGTTCCGGCCTGGACCGACGAGTGGAACAACGCCTACAACACCGGTAGCGACTGGACCTGGATCTCCGCCGTCTGGGGCGCCAACTCGATCTCGAGCGGCGCACCCGACACGGCCGGCAAGTGGGCCGTTGCCCCCATGCCGCAGTGGACCGCGGGTGAAGAGAAGGCCGGAAACTGGGGCGGATCGTCGACCGCGGTGCTCACCGGTTCCGAGCACCCCTACGAGGCCGCGCAGTTCGCCCTGTGGCTGAACACCGACGACGAGGCCCTCACGGCCCTGAACAAGGAAGCCAACCTCTACCCGGCGACGAAGGCCGGCCTCGACCTCCCCGTGCTGAGCGAGGGCGTCGAGTTCTACGCCAACCAGAAGATCTACGACACGTTCGCCGACGCTGCCAACCAGACGAACGCCGACTTCACGTGGGGTCCGACCATGACGCAGACCTACGCCGACGTGGCTGACGGTTTCGGCAAGGTGCTGGGAGGCGAGGGAACGCTGAGCGACGCCCTCGCGACCGGCCAGACGAAGACCATCGCGGCCCTCGAGGCCGCGGCGATCCCGGTCAACAAGTAG
- a CDS encoding carbohydrate ABC transporter permease has protein sequence MSNDVTTKARAGAPKEKLASRTAAMIIMGVSTLYFLVPIWWLFISSTKSRAQFSSTAALWFADFNLFTNIADLVAYNDGVYLKWMLNSILYAGTGALLGTLFAAMCGYALAKYHFPGRELVFNVVLGGVLVPATALALPLFLIFSQFNATNTFWSVFLPSLVSPFGVYLARIFASASVPDELLEAARLDGASEIRTFFSVSRRLMTPALVTIFLFQFVAIWNNFFLPLIMLRDQTLFPVTLGLYTWNSQVNQIPEIRTFVIIGAFLSIIPLIIAFLSLQRFWRGGLGAGSVK, from the coding sequence ATGAGCAACGACGTAACCACGAAGGCCCGCGCGGGAGCCCCCAAAGAGAAGCTCGCCTCGCGCACGGCCGCCATGATCATCATGGGCGTCTCGACGCTCTACTTCCTGGTGCCGATCTGGTGGCTGTTCATCTCGTCGACCAAGAGCCGCGCGCAGTTCAGCTCCACCGCGGCCCTCTGGTTCGCGGACTTCAACCTGTTCACGAACATCGCCGACCTCGTCGCCTACAACGACGGTGTTTACCTGAAGTGGATGCTCAACAGCATCCTCTACGCGGGAACGGGCGCGCTGCTCGGAACGCTGTTCGCCGCGATGTGCGGGTACGCCCTCGCGAAGTACCACTTCCCGGGGCGCGAGCTCGTCTTCAACGTCGTGCTCGGAGGCGTGCTCGTGCCGGCGACCGCGCTCGCGCTGCCGTTGTTCCTCATCTTCAGCCAGTTCAACGCCACCAACACGTTCTGGTCGGTGTTCCTGCCCAGCCTGGTCAGCCCGTTCGGCGTCTACCTCGCCCGCATCTTCGCCTCGGCCAGCGTGCCCGACGAACTGCTCGAGGCCGCCCGCCTCGACGGTGCCAGCGAGATCCGCACCTTCTTCTCGGTGTCGCGCCGGCTGATGACCCCCGCGCTCGTCACGATCTTCCTGTTCCAGTTCGTGGCCATCTGGAACAACTTCTTCCTGCCGCTCATCATGCTGCGCGACCAGACCCTCTTCCCCGTCACCCTCGGCCTCTACACCTGGAACTCGCAGGTGAACCAGATCCCCGAGATCCGCACGTTCGTGATCATCGGCGCCTTCCTGTCGATCATCCCGCTCATCATCGCCTTCCTCAGCCTGCAGCGCTTCTGGCGCGGCGGGCTGGGGGCCGGAAGCGTGAAGTAG
- a CDS encoding carbohydrate ABC transporter permease, whose protein sequence is MTTESVVAAGAKPRRTPIKHKSAIAFFIAPFAALFAAFYLLPIGWAIYQSLLVVERDGTFGKPVEVFGGLTQYFLVFQNEEFWASVGRVLLFGAVQVPVMLGIALVLALLLDSPLVKGKKFFRLAFFVPYAVPGVIAAIMWGYLYSPNLSPFAAFTSEVDLLSPSTVLWSIANVVTWVYVGYNMLIIYSALLALPSEIFEAARLDGANQWQIAWSIKIPLVAPAITLTAIFSIIGTLQLLAEPQVFRSFTSSVSSTFTPNLAVYATSAVPNVSLAAAMSVVLALATFALSFGFLKFTQRKADK, encoded by the coding sequence GTGACCACCGAGTCCGTAGTCGCGGCCGGCGCCAAACCGCGCCGCACCCCGATCAAACACAAGAGCGCCATCGCGTTCTTCATCGCGCCGTTCGCCGCGCTGTTCGCCGCGTTCTACCTGCTGCCGATCGGCTGGGCCATCTACCAGTCGCTGCTCGTCGTCGAACGTGACGGCACCTTCGGCAAGCCCGTCGAGGTCTTCGGGGGCCTGACGCAGTATTTCCTGGTCTTCCAGAACGAAGAATTCTGGGCATCCGTCGGCCGCGTCCTGCTCTTCGGGGCGGTGCAGGTTCCGGTGATGCTCGGCATCGCGCTCGTGCTCGCGCTGCTGCTCGACTCGCCCCTGGTGAAGGGGAAGAAGTTCTTCCGCCTCGCGTTCTTCGTGCCGTACGCGGTGCCCGGCGTGATCGCGGCCATCATGTGGGGCTACCTCTACTCGCCCAACCTGTCGCCGTTCGCCGCGTTCACCTCGGAGGTCGACCTGCTGTCGCCGTCGACCGTGCTGTGGTCGATCGCGAACGTGGTGACCTGGGTCTACGTGGGCTACAACATGCTCATCATCTACTCGGCGCTGCTCGCCCTGCCGTCGGAGATCTTCGAGGCCGCCCGTCTCGACGGCGCGAACCAGTGGCAGATCGCTTGGAGCATCAAGATCCCGCTGGTCGCGCCGGCCATCACTCTCACCGCGATCTTCTCGATCATCGGAACACTGCAGCTGCTCGCCGAACCGCAGGTGTTCCGCAGCTTCACCTCGTCGGTGTCGAGCACCTTCACCCCGAACCTCGCGGTCTACGCCACCTCGGCCGTGCCGAACGTGAGCCTCGCCGCCGCGATGAGCGTCGTGCTCGCCCTCGCGACCTTCGCGCTGTCGTTCGGTTTCCTCAAGTTCACCCAGCGTAAGGCCGACAAATGA
- a CDS encoding beta-galactosidase, translating into MSKTPVAELVDQARAQFTYGADYNPEQWAPEVWVEDARLMQQAGVNLVAINIFGWAQLEPLPGQYDFSSLDAVIEVLHEHGIGINLGTGTSSPPAWLAYDHPDSLPTMADGTQRYFGGRQAFCPSSPAYREHSLRLVEQVARRHGAHPAVKLWHVSNEIGCHNAHCYCAVSAEAFRGWLRERYVTLDALNDAWGTAFWSQKYGAWEHIQTPRLTVSTGNPGQALDFMRFSSDELLGQYRAEEAVLREHSAAPVTTNFMVTAHIRNQDYWAWAPHMDIVANDHYLDHRLANTRDELSFAADTTRGLAGGDPWMLMESATSAVNWQPRNIAKTPREMIRNSLSHVARGADGISFFQWRASLQGSEKFHSAMLPHAGEDSKVWREVVELGETLAKLAEVTGTRVVTDVALVFDWQAWWATDLDSHPTGDISYLDQVHRVYNALLAEGFTVDIVAPGASLEGHRFVVVPSLYAVSDADAASLADFVASGGHAVVTFFSGIVDGNDRVRAGGYPGAFRDLLGVSTEEFFPVEPGVELALSNGSTATTWAEWVHLRGASAVTTFESGPLVGVPAVTRNEFGDGTAWYLATNLDPEGLRGVLATAALKAGVATPVASPDGVEIIRRSGDTGDFLFVINHTDAPFELSATGTDLITDTAVEGTLAVAAGEVRVVRESRDNP; encoded by the coding sequence GTGAGCAAGACACCCGTAGCCGAACTCGTCGATCAGGCGCGGGCGCAGTTCACCTATGGCGCCGACTACAACCCCGAGCAGTGGGCTCCGGAGGTGTGGGTCGAAGACGCGCGCCTGATGCAGCAGGCCGGCGTCAATCTCGTGGCCATCAACATCTTCGGGTGGGCGCAGCTCGAGCCTCTGCCCGGCCAGTACGACTTCTCTTCGCTCGACGCGGTGATCGAGGTGCTGCACGAGCACGGCATCGGCATCAACCTCGGCACCGGGACGTCGAGCCCGCCGGCCTGGCTCGCCTACGACCACCCCGACTCGCTGCCGACGATGGCCGACGGAACCCAGCGCTACTTCGGCGGCCGCCAGGCGTTCTGCCCCAGCTCGCCCGCCTACCGCGAGCACTCGCTGCGCCTCGTCGAGCAGGTGGCCCGCCGCCACGGCGCCCACCCCGCCGTGAAGCTCTGGCACGTCTCGAACGAGATCGGCTGCCACAACGCGCACTGCTACTGCGCCGTGTCGGCCGAGGCCTTCCGCGGCTGGCTGCGCGAGCGCTACGTCACCCTCGACGCCCTCAACGACGCCTGGGGCACCGCGTTCTGGAGCCAGAAGTACGGCGCGTGGGAGCACATCCAGACCCCCCGGCTCACGGTCTCCACCGGCAACCCCGGCCAGGCTCTCGACTTCATGCGCTTCTCGAGCGACGAACTGCTCGGCCAGTACCGCGCCGAGGAGGCCGTGCTGCGCGAACACAGCGCCGCCCCGGTCACCACCAACTTCATGGTCACGGCGCACATCCGCAACCAGGACTACTGGGCGTGGGCGCCGCACATGGACATCGTCGCCAACGACCACTACCTCGACCACCGCCTCGCGAACACCCGCGACGAGCTCTCGTTCGCGGCCGACACGACCCGCGGCCTCGCCGGCGGCGACCCCTGGATGCTCATGGAGTCGGCCACGAGCGCCGTCAACTGGCAGCCCCGCAACATCGCCAAGACGCCGCGCGAGATGATCCGCAACTCGCTCAGCCACGTTGCGCGGGGCGCCGACGGCATCAGCTTCTTCCAGTGGCGTGCGTCGCTGCAGGGCAGCGAGAAGTTCCACTCGGCGATGCTGCCCCACGCCGGCGAAGACTCCAAGGTCTGGCGCGAGGTCGTCGAACTCGGCGAGACCCTCGCCAAGCTCGCCGAGGTCACCGGCACCCGCGTCGTCACCGACGTCGCGCTCGTCTTCGACTGGCAGGCCTGGTGGGCCACCGACCTCGACTCGCACCCCACCGGCGACATCAGCTACCTCGACCAGGTGCACCGCGTCTACAACGCGCTGCTCGCCGAGGGTTTCACCGTCGACATCGTCGCTCCGGGCGCGAGCCTCGAGGGCCACCGGTTCGTGGTCGTGCCCAGCCTCTACGCCGTCAGCGATGCGGATGCCGCGTCCCTCGCCGATTTCGTCGCTTCCGGCGGCCACGCCGTCGTCACCTTCTTCAGCGGAATCGTCGACGGCAACGACCGCGTGCGTGCCGGCGGTTACCCGGGCGCGTTCCGTGACCTTCTGGGCGTCTCGACCGAGGAGTTCTTCCCGGTCGAACCCGGCGTCGAGCTCGCCCTCAGCAACGGCTCGACCGCCACCACCTGGGCCGAGTGGGTGCACCTGCGCGGCGCCTCCGCCGTCACCACCTTCGAGTCGGGGCCGCTGGTGGGCGTCCCCGCCGTGACCCGCAACGAATTCGGGGACGGCACCGCCTGGTACCTCGCCACCAACCTCGACCCCGAGGGCCTGCGCGGGGTGCTCGCCACCGCCGCCCTCAAGGCCGGCGTCGCGACCCCCGTCGCGTCGCCCGACGGGGTCGAAATCATCCGTCGTTCCGGCGACACGGGCGACTTCCTCTTCGTCATCAACCACACGGATGCCCCGTTCGAACTCTCGGCAACCGGAACCGACCTCATCACAGACACCGCCGTCGAAGGCACCCTCGCCGTCGCAGCGGGCGAAGTGCGCGTCGTAAGAGAAAGCAGGGACAACCCGTGA
- a CDS encoding LacI family DNA-binding transcriptional regulator translates to MIARRLPTTRATINDVARVAGVSRGTVSRVLNSEAYVSESAKKAVEAAIEQVGYVRNTAARNLVTRQSHAIGLIVHEPHSLFLEDPNIGSILLGTNSVLSDADYQLVSLVIDSDRDSTRVAQYLTGGFVDGVIIVSARAHDPIAKIVSQIGIPAAFVGHPVDIEGIPYVGIDNFSAAKAITTRLMQTGRSTIGMIAAGLDRDSGQDRVAGFAAALGDAYDPGLVVQQPFYAHASGLEGTRELLRRAPDVNGIFAASDAIAAGVLDALREAGRSVPGDVGVVGFDDSVWAIRAQPQLSTVHQPAGQLGRRAAESVLAQIRGEAVDNAGTFLETHIVWRDSA, encoded by the coding sequence GTGATCGCTCGCCGCCTCCCCACCACGAGAGCGACGATCAACGACGTCGCCCGGGTGGCGGGGGTCTCGCGTGGGACGGTCTCCCGCGTGCTCAACTCCGAGGCGTACGTCTCCGAGTCCGCCAAGAAGGCCGTCGAGGCCGCCATCGAGCAGGTCGGGTACGTGCGCAATACGGCCGCGCGCAACCTGGTGACGAGGCAGTCGCACGCGATCGGACTCATCGTGCACGAGCCGCACTCGCTGTTTCTCGAGGACCCGAACATCGGCAGCATCCTGCTCGGCACCAACTCGGTGCTCTCCGACGCCGACTACCAGCTCGTCTCGCTCGTCATCGACTCCGACCGCGACAGCACGCGCGTGGCCCAGTACCTGACCGGCGGATTCGTCGACGGCGTGATCATCGTCTCGGCCCGCGCCCACGATCCGATCGCCAAGATCGTGTCGCAGATCGGCATCCCGGCGGCGTTCGTCGGTCACCCCGTCGACATCGAGGGCATCCCCTATGTCGGCATCGACAACTTCTCGGCCGCGAAGGCCATCACGACCCGTCTGATGCAGACGGGCCGCTCGACGATCGGCATGATCGCGGCCGGCCTCGACCGCGACTCGGGGCAGGACCGCGTGGCCGGCTTCGCCGCAGCGCTCGGCGACGCCTACGACCCGGGATTGGTCGTGCAGCAGCCGTTCTACGCCCACGCCAGCGGGCTCGAGGGAACGCGGGAGCTGCTGCGTCGGGCGCCCGACGTGAACGGCATCTTCGCGGCGTCCGACGCAATCGCGGCGGGGGTGCTCGACGCCCTGCGCGAGGCCGGACGCTCGGTGCCCGGCGACGTCGGAGTGGTCGGCTTCGACGACAGCGTGTGGGCGATCCGTGCGCAGCCGCAGCTGTCGACCGTGCACCAGCCGGCCGGCCAGCTCGGACGCCGGGCCGCCGAGTCGGTGCTCGCCCAGATCCGCGGCGAGGCCGTGGACAACGCCGGCACGTTCCTCGAGACCCACATCGTCTGGCGCGATTCGGCGTAG
- a CDS encoding GntR family transcriptional regulator has product MTTDATSAVLPDAIYSGLRSAIISQSIAPGDSVTESAIALRFGVARPTAKTAIERLVADGLLRREKHQTARVPRLSRADILDLFDSRAVVESAAVAALATGGPLPAEALSAHRALLATATSDTADGDFATHDIDFHRALVAGQPSLRLARMHALLMGEIELCIGQVQAAHLLTAAEVGAQHQGILDAVTAGDADRAARLTREHIAGARDRLLTHFDTDPL; this is encoded by the coding sequence ATGACGACGGATGCGACATCCGCGGTCCTTCCCGATGCCATCTACTCGGGGCTCCGTTCGGCGATCATCAGTCAGAGCATCGCCCCCGGCGACTCGGTGACCGAATCCGCGATCGCGTTGCGGTTCGGCGTCGCCCGGCCCACCGCGAAGACCGCCATCGAGCGGCTCGTCGCCGACGGCCTGCTGCGACGGGAGAAGCACCAGACCGCGCGGGTTCCGCGGCTGAGCCGCGCCGACATCCTCGACCTGTTCGACAGCCGGGCCGTCGTCGAGAGCGCGGCGGTGGCGGCCCTCGCGACCGGCGGCCCCCTCCCGGCCGAGGCGCTCAGCGCCCACCGCGCCCTGCTTGCGACGGCCACGTCCGACACCGCCGACGGCGACTTCGCCACCCACGACATCGACTTCCACCGCGCGCTCGTCGCCGGCCAGCCCAGCCTGCGGCTCGCGCGGATGCACGCGCTGCTGATGGGCGAAATCGAGCTGTGCATCGGGCAGGTCCAAGCCGCCCACCTGCTCACCGCGGCCGAGGTCGGCGCCCAGCACCAGGGCATCCTCGACGCGGTCACCGCGGGCGACGCCGACCGCGCCGCTCGCCTCACACGCGAGCACATCGCCGGAGCGCGCGACCGACTGCTCACCCACTTCGACACCGATCCCCTCTAG
- a CDS encoding alpha-hydroxy acid oxidase, producing the protein MVQHRIPKYKDLRPLMNFKTPEFNAKKRRLQGALTIADLRDIAKRRTPKAAFDYTEGAAEAEISLKRARQAFEDIEFTPSILRDVSTVDMSSEVLGGRVALPFGIAPTGFTRMMQTEGEIAGAGAAAAAGIPFSLSTMGTTAIEDVKAANPDGRNWFQLYMWKDRERSMALVDRAAKAGFDTLLVTVDVPVAGARLRDKRNGFSIPPQLTVGTVVNAIPRPEWWINFLTTEPLAFASLDRWSGTVGELLDSMFDPTVTFDDLAWIKQQWPGKLVVKGVQNVDDAKRLADMGVDGITLSNHGGRQLDRAPIPFHLLPDVVREVGKDTEVHLDTGIMSGADIVASIALGAKFTLIGRAYLYGLMAGGRDGVDRTIEILADQIARTMRLLGVKSLDELEPRHVTQLERLVPRQR; encoded by the coding sequence ATGGTTCAGCACCGAATCCCCAAGTACAAAGACCTCCGTCCGCTCATGAACTTCAAGACGCCGGAGTTCAACGCCAAGAAACGTCGCCTGCAGGGCGCGCTCACGATCGCCGACCTGCGCGACATCGCAAAGCGCCGCACGCCGAAGGCGGCGTTCGACTACACCGAGGGCGCCGCCGAGGCGGAGATCAGCCTCAAGCGCGCCCGTCAGGCGTTCGAGGACATCGAGTTCACTCCGTCGATCCTGCGCGACGTCTCGACGGTCGACATGTCGAGCGAGGTGCTCGGCGGCCGCGTCGCGTTGCCGTTCGGCATAGCTCCCACCGGCTTCACCCGCATGATGCAGACCGAGGGCGAGATCGCGGGGGCGGGCGCCGCGGCCGCGGCCGGCATCCCGTTCTCGCTGTCGACCATGGGCACCACCGCGATCGAAGACGTGAAGGCGGCGAACCCCGACGGGCGCAACTGGTTCCAGCTCTACATGTGGAAGGACCGCGAGCGCTCGATGGCGCTCGTCGACCGCGCGGCGAAGGCCGGGTTCGACACACTGCTCGTGACCGTCGACGTTCCCGTCGCGGGAGCCCGCCTGCGCGACAAGCGCAACGGCTTCTCCATCCCGCCGCAGCTCACCGTCGGCACCGTCGTGAACGCCATCCCCCGGCCCGAGTGGTGGATCAACTTCCTCACCACCGAACCCCTCGCCTTCGCCTCGCTCGACCGTTGGAGCGGAACCGTCGGCGAGCTGCTCGACTCGATGTTCGATCCGACGGTCACCTTCGACGACCTCGCCTGGATCAAGCAGCAGTGGCCGGGCAAGCTCGTCGTGAAGGGCGTGCAGAACGTCGACGACGCCAAGCGCCTCGCCGACATGGGCGTCGACGGCATCACCCTGTCGAACCACGGCGGGCGCCAGCTCGACCGCGCGCCGATCCCCTTCCACCTGCTTCCGGATGTCGTGCGCGAGGTCGGCAAGGACACGGAAGTCCATCTCGACACCGGAATCATGAGCGGCGCCGACATCGTCGCGTCGATAGCGCTCGGCGCCAAGTTCACCCTCATCGGGCGTGCGTACCTGTACGGGTTGATGGCGGGCGGACGCGACGGCGTCGACCGTACCATCGAGATCCTGGCCGATCAGATCGCCCGTACGATGCGGTTGCTCGGGGTGAAGAGCCTCGACGAGCTCGAACCGCGCCACGTGACACAGCTCGAGCGACTGGTGCCACGGCAGCGGTAG